The following coding sequences lie in one Agrobacterium vitis genomic window:
- the thiS gene encoding sulfur carrier protein ThiS: MKLIVNGEHLDCSAPTLSTLLEQLDYEGEWLATAINGDLVHAEDRQDCALNDGDRIEILSPMQGG; this comes from the coding sequence ATGAAACTGATCGTCAATGGGGAGCATTTGGACTGCTCCGCCCCCACTCTTTCGACGCTTCTCGAACAATTGGACTATGAGGGCGAATGGCTGGCGACAGCGATCAACGGCGATCTCGTCCACGCCGAAGACCGGCAGGACTGCGCTTTGAACGATGGCGACAGAATTGAAATTCTCTCACCAATGCAGGGAGGCTGA
- a CDS encoding IS110 family transposase produces the protein MSRLTIGIDLAKNVFQVHGIDDSSRVVIAQKLRRTHLLAFFAKLEPSLIGMEACGSAHHWARELTGMGHEVKLMAPAYVKPYVKRGKNDMVDAEAICEAVTRPTMRFVPIKTASQQSILMVHKSRALLIRQRTMLVNALRGHLTEIGIVAPVGIERTAELVERVLAHEPTELDVPPLVTDIVVSLARQIDSLTAEVRTLEAKIREWQRTSEAGRRLATIPGVGVITATALAATVPDASVFRSGREFAAWLGLTPRSNSSGGKERLGRITKAGNRYLRTLLIVGATAVLRHVRHKMHGPLIEWVRKLLLTKPPRLTTVALANKMARIAWAVMTRQTVYTNAIA, from the coding sequence ATGTCCAGGCTGACAATCGGAATCGACCTTGCAAAGAATGTCTTCCAGGTTCACGGCATTGATGACAGCAGTCGTGTCGTGATCGCTCAGAAACTCCGGCGCACACACCTTCTTGCATTCTTTGCCAAGCTGGAGCCGAGTCTGATCGGCATGGAGGCGTGCGGCTCCGCGCATCACTGGGCTCGCGAACTGACAGGCATGGGCCATGAGGTCAAGCTGATGGCGCCGGCTTATGTGAAGCCGTACGTGAAGCGGGGGAAGAACGACATGGTGGATGCCGAGGCGATCTGCGAGGCTGTGACCCGGCCGACCATGCGGTTCGTTCCAATCAAAACCGCGTCGCAGCAGTCGATCCTGATGGTGCACAAGTCGCGTGCTCTCCTCATCCGGCAGAGGACCATGCTGGTGAACGCCTTACGAGGCCATCTCACCGAGATCGGCATCGTGGCGCCGGTCGGGATCGAAAGAACGGCAGAGCTCGTCGAGCGGGTGCTCGCACACGAGCCGACAGAGCTGGACGTTCCGCCGCTCGTGACTGACATTGTCGTATCCTTGGCCAGGCAAATCGACTCCCTGACCGCCGAGGTCAGGACACTTGAAGCCAAGATACGCGAATGGCAACGAACGAGCGAAGCAGGCCGCAGGCTTGCGACGATCCCGGGCGTCGGCGTCATCACTGCCACAGCACTGGCGGCGACGGTGCCTGATGCGTCAGTCTTCAGGTCGGGGCGAGAATTTGCCGCATGGCTCGGGCTGACGCCACGATCGAATTCGTCTGGAGGAAAAGAGCGCCTCGGCAGGATCACGAAGGCCGGGAACCGATATCTGCGAACGCTGCTGATCGTCGGCGCGACAGCCGTCCTCAGGCATGTCAGGCATAAGATGCACGGGCCGCTCATCGAGTGGGTCAGGAAATTGTTGTTAACGAAGCCCCCGCGCCTGACGACCGTGGCGCTGGCGAACAAGATGGCGCGGATCGCATGGGCCGTGATGACTCGGCAGACGGTATACACAAACGCCATCGCATAG
- a CDS encoding serine hydrolase domain-containing protein, with the protein MEQMLNWKDAERTVNAALEPWTQDGPGGAVIGFDREGIRFTKSGGVENLSTGALFTPDSVIRYASVTKHAFCTLVLSHPDLIRLDDRLGVHLPELQEPLASVTVSRALDMSGGLPDTREALSLLGLSVYTETRSGPLLEFLSRQTRLNFAPGSEVSYSNTGYRLVEAALERKGIYFRDYIQRAGAETGAVFDAPEGWNDVVAGLAPGYWHDGQKWQLSAAGLHISASGSMTGSARSLALWLQALLKGEGALAGRLDAMAAPRPLADGRPSGYGLGLAHTKLGEKDFVGHGGSHPGYKTYFLLDPETGAGFVVVSNREDTNGAKIAQSGMIALFGLPLPRLSRALRDGLYVEDSGPNWIEVKASNIIALDAEDAAYDGGDGWVSSRSSTSPLRLKMQGDDIIGDVGHGPRHYRPAKDDGISPSLSGIWLSSEGARFEIHGSMLTMGIGPTCQSMPLQALGGGRYLFTLHDGPWTKRICLNMLSEDRLELVLARARMIEYQRAG; encoded by the coding sequence ATGGAACAGATGTTAAACTGGAAAGACGCCGAACGGACCGTCAACGCCGCTCTTGAACCTTGGACGCAGGACGGACCCGGTGGGGCGGTGATCGGTTTTGACCGGGAAGGTATTCGGTTTACAAAAAGCGGCGGCGTTGAAAACCTGAGCACGGGCGCACTATTTACCCCGGATAGTGTCATTCGCTATGCCTCCGTCACCAAACATGCCTTTTGTACGCTGGTTCTGTCTCATCCAGACCTCATCCGCCTTGATGATCGGTTGGGCGTGCATTTGCCGGAACTGCAAGAACCATTGGCCAGTGTCACCGTCAGCCGCGCTCTGGATATGAGTGGCGGCTTGCCGGATACCCGTGAGGCGCTGAGCCTGCTTGGGTTGTCGGTCTATACGGAAACCCGAAGCGGGCCGCTGCTGGAGTTTCTCAGCCGACAGACCCGGCTGAACTTTGCCCCAGGTTCCGAAGTTTCCTATTCCAATACCGGCTACAGGCTGGTGGAAGCAGCACTAGAGCGCAAGGGCATTTATTTCCGCGATTATATCCAGCGTGCCGGTGCTGAAACCGGTGCGGTTTTCGATGCTCCAGAGGGTTGGAATGATGTCGTTGCCGGGCTTGCGCCTGGCTACTGGCATGATGGCCAGAAATGGCAGCTTTCAGCCGCTGGCCTGCATATTTCCGCCTCCGGCAGCATGACGGGCAGCGCCCGCTCGCTTGCCCTATGGCTGCAAGCCCTGCTGAAGGGAGAAGGCGCGCTGGCCGGGCGGCTCGACGCCATGGCCGCTCCGCGCCCGCTCGCTGATGGCAGGCCAAGCGGTTACGGGCTGGGGCTGGCCCACACAAAGCTGGGCGAGAAGGACTTCGTCGGACATGGCGGCTCGCATCCGGGCTACAAGACCTATTTTCTGCTCGATCCTGAAACCGGCGCTGGTTTCGTCGTCGTTTCCAACAGGGAAGACACCAATGGCGCCAAAATCGCCCAGTCGGGGATGATTGCACTGTTCGGCCTGCCCCTGCCACGCCTGTCGAGGGCGCTTCGTGACGGACTTTACGTGGAAGACAGCGGCCCGAACTGGATCGAGGTGAAGGCAAGCAACATTATTGCGCTCGATGCCGAAGATGCGGCTTATGATGGCGGAGACGGCTGGGTTTCCTCGCGGTCTTCCACCTCGCCGCTACGGCTGAAAATGCAGGGAGACGACATTATTGGCGACGTCGGCCATGGGCCGCGCCATTACCGACCGGCCAAGGACGATGGTATCTCGCCATCGCTTTCAGGCATCTGGCTTTCATCGGAAGGCGCCCGGTTTGAAATCCACGGCTCCATGCTGACGATGGGCATCGGCCCAACCTGCCAGTCCATGCCGTTGCAAGCGCTGGGTGGCGGTCGCTACCTCTTCACGCTTCACGATGGTCCCTGGACCAAGCGGATCTGCCTGAACATGCTCAGTGAAGACCGCCTGGAGTTGGTTCTGGCCCGCGCACGGATGATTGAGTATCAGCGGGCGGGATAG
- a CDS encoding thiazole synthase, protein MLTLYGTELSSRLLLGTARYPSPAILAEAVRRSKTEIVTVSLRRETAGGKAGSAFFELIRELGVRVLPNTAGCHSIKEAVLTAKMAREVFRTNWIKLELIGHQDTLQPDVFQLVEAARVLTEDGFEVFPYTTEDLVVGEHLLTAGCKVLMPWCAPIGSAMGPQNIPGLRAMRAEFPDIPLIVDAGIGRPSHAVTVMELGFDAVLLNTAVAAAADPAAMAEAFANAIDAGRGGYLAGLLEPRDMAVPSTPVIGKGVFA, encoded by the coding sequence ATGTTGACACTCTACGGAACCGAACTTTCCTCGCGCCTGTTGCTTGGCACGGCCCGCTACCCATCGCCAGCCATTCTCGCCGAGGCCGTGCGCCGCTCTAAAACCGAGATCGTCACCGTCTCCTTACGTCGGGAAACCGCAGGCGGCAAAGCGGGCAGTGCCTTCTTCGAGCTTATCCGGGAGTTGGGCGTGCGGGTTCTGCCGAATACCGCCGGATGCCACAGCATCAAGGAAGCGGTGCTGACGGCTAAAATGGCGCGGGAGGTATTTCGCACCAACTGGATCAAGCTGGAACTGATCGGCCACCAGGACACTCTGCAACCGGATGTGTTTCAACTGGTCGAGGCCGCCCGCGTCCTGACGGAAGATGGTTTCGAAGTCTTTCCCTATACCACTGAGGATTTGGTGGTCGGTGAGCATCTCCTGACCGCGGGCTGCAAAGTGTTGATGCCATGGTGCGCACCCATCGGCAGCGCCATGGGGCCACAAAATATCCCCGGTCTTCGCGCCATGCGGGCTGAATTTCCAGACATTCCGCTGATCGTCGATGCTGGCATCGGTCGACCATCCCATGCAGTCACGGTGATGGAGCTGGGCTTCGACGCCGTACTGCTGAATACAGCTGTGGCCGCCGCTGCGGACCCAGCCGCGATGGCCGAAGCCTTCGCAAACGCCATTGACGCCGGTCGCGGTGGCTATCTCGCTGGGCTGCTGGAACCAAGAGACATGGCCGTTCCATCGACGCCGGTTATCGGCAAGGGAGTTTTTGCATGA
- a CDS encoding DUF736 domain-containing protein, with protein sequence MATIGTFSRTDNGFTGSVKTLTLNVKSVKFVPAEGENENGPDFRVFAAATEFGAAWKKQSDKGNPYLSVKLDDPSFPAPIYASLVEVEGEDLALIWSRRRATN encoded by the coding sequence ATGGCTACGATTGGCACTTTTTCCCGCACCGACAACGGCTTCACAGGCTCGGTCAAGACCCTCACCCTCAACGTCAAGTCAGTGAAATTCGTCCCCGCCGAGGGCGAGAACGAAAACGGACCTGACTTCCGCGTCTTTGCGGCGGCCACGGAATTCGGAGCCGCATGGAAGAAGCAGTCCGACAAGGGTAACCCCTACCTCTCGGTCAAGCTGGACGATCCGAGCTTCCCCGCTCCAATCTATGCGAGCCTGGTCGAAGTGGAAGGCGAGGATCTAGCGCTCATCTGGTCCCGCCGCCGCGCCACCAACTGA
- the thiC gene encoding phosphomethylpyrimidine synthase ThiC, which translates to MNIAPQFPTPEVTTGTLPASAKVHIAGEIHPQIRVPMRQITLHPTSGEPPVNVYDSSGPYTDPNATIAIDAGLPRIRAEWVVARGDVEPYAGRHVKPEDNGFASGEKLTPEFPVRNAPLRAKPGQAVTQLAYARAGIVTPEMEFIAIRENIGRKAAKDALIRDGESFGASIPDYVTPEFVRQEVAMGRAIIPANINHPEAEPMIIGRNFLVKINANIGNSAVTSSMAEEVEKMVWAIRWGADTVMDLSTGRNIHNIRDWIIRNSPVPIGTVPLYQALEKVHGIAENLTWEVFRDTLIEQAEQGVDYFTIHAGVRLSYIHLTVNRVTGIVSRGGSIMAKWCLHHHKESFLYEHFDEICDICRAYDVSFSLGDGLRPGSIADANDAAQFAELETLGELTKIAWAKDCQVMIEGPGHVPMHKIKENMDKQLKTCGEAPFYTLGPLTTDIAPGYDHITSGIGAAMIGWYGTAMLCYVTPKEHLGLPDRNDVKTGVITYKISAHAADLAKGHPAAQVRDDALSRARFEFRWEDQFNLSLDPDTARSFHDETLPKEAHKVAHFCSMCGPKFCSMRISHDIRAEAQKEGLEAMAAKYRDGGDLYMPVSDEEKPSAGE; encoded by the coding sequence ATGAATATCGCCCCACAGTTTCCGACCCCCGAAGTCACCACCGGGACGCTTCCCGCCTCCGCCAAGGTGCATATTGCCGGAGAGATCCACCCGCAGATCCGCGTACCGATGCGCCAGATCACGCTGCACCCCACCTCCGGCGAGCCGCCGGTCAATGTTTATGACAGCTCCGGCCCCTATACCGATCCAAACGCCACCATCGCCATCGATGCAGGCTTGCCGCGCATTCGCGCCGAATGGGTGGTCGCACGCGGTGATGTCGAACCCTATGCCGGACGCCACGTCAAGCCAGAGGATAATGGTTTTGCTTCAGGCGAAAAGCTGACCCCGGAATTTCCGGTGCGCAATGCGCCCTTGAGGGCAAAACCCGGCCAAGCCGTAACCCAGCTTGCCTATGCCCGCGCTGGCATCGTCACCCCGGAGATGGAGTTCATTGCCATCCGCGAGAATATTGGCCGCAAAGCCGCCAAGGACGCGCTGATCCGCGATGGCGAAAGCTTTGGCGCGTCCATCCCGGATTACGTCACCCCAGAATTTGTCCGTCAGGAAGTGGCCATGGGCCGCGCCATCATCCCGGCCAATATCAACCACCCCGAAGCCGAGCCGATGATCATTGGCCGGAATTTTCTGGTGAAGATCAACGCCAATATCGGCAATTCCGCCGTCACCTCCTCCATGGCCGAGGAAGTGGAAAAAATGGTCTGGGCGATCCGCTGGGGCGCGGATACAGTGATGGATCTCTCCACCGGACGCAACATCCACAATATCCGCGACTGGATCATCCGCAATTCCCCGGTGCCGATTGGCACGGTGCCGCTCTATCAGGCGCTTGAAAAGGTGCATGGCATTGCCGAAAACCTGACCTGGGAGGTGTTCCGCGATACGCTGATCGAACAGGCCGAGCAGGGGGTGGATTATTTCACCATCCATGCCGGCGTGCGCCTCTCCTATATCCATCTGACCGTCAACCGGGTTACCGGCATCGTGTCGCGCGGCGGCTCGATCATGGCCAAGTGGTGTCTGCATCATCATAAGGAGAGCTTCCTCTATGAGCATTTCGACGAAATCTGCGATATTTGCCGGGCTTATGACGTGTCGTTCTCGCTTGGTGACGGCCTTCGCCCCGGCTCGATTGCCGATGCCAATGATGCCGCGCAATTTGCCGAACTGGAAACGCTGGGCGAACTGACCAAAATCGCCTGGGCGAAAGATTGCCAGGTGATGATCGAAGGCCCCGGCCATGTGCCGATGCACAAGATCAAGGAGAATATGGACAAGCAGTTGAAGACCTGCGGCGAGGCGCCCTTCTACACGCTTGGTCCGCTAACCACCGATATCGCTCCCGGTTACGACCATATCACGTCGGGCATCGGGGCGGCGATGATCGGCTGGTACGGCACGGCCATGCTCTGCTACGTGACACCCAAGGAGCATCTGGGCCTGCCGGATCGCAATGACGTCAAGACCGGGGTGATCACCTACAAGATCTCGGCTCATGCCGCCGACCTTGCCAAGGGGCATCCGGCAGCCCAGGTCCGTGACGATGCACTGTCGCGCGCCCGTTTCGAATTCCGCTGGGAAGACCAGTTCAACTTGTCGCTTGACCCCGACACGGCCCGGTCCTTCCACGACGAAACCCTGCCAAAGGAAGCCCATAAGGTTGCGCATTTCTGCTCGATGTGCGGCCCGAAATTCTGTTCGATGCGGATTTCCCACGATATTCGCGCCGAGGCCCAGAAAGAGGGGCTGGAAGCCATGGCGGCCAAATATCGCGATGGTGGCGATCTCTACATGCCGGTCTCCGATGAGGAGAAACCGTCGGCGGGAGAATGA
- the thiO gene encoding glycine oxidase ThiO, translating into MSILIKGAGVAGLTLAFELVHRGINVAVCDIKTCVGQGASHYAGGMLAPYCEREAAEEQVLTLGLASADWWEKALPGSVTRRGTLVLTPNRDIQDLNRFANRTSGHQWLDADGIAALEPDLAGRFRKGLFFADEAHLDPRKALDGLYQALVQQGVSFFLGPDAEPDTNGFDSVVDCTGAAAIDTIENLRGVRGEMIYLQTPDISLSRPIRLLHPRHPIYIVPRDNNCFMIGATMIEARDDGPISARSLMEFLNAAYTLNPAFGEARLIETGVGIRPAFADNLPRLVETSDGLAIAGMHRHGFLLSPAMARQAADRIEHATSNQPTRRVTR; encoded by the coding sequence ATGTCCATTCTGATCAAGGGGGCCGGCGTTGCCGGCCTCACATTGGCGTTTGAACTTGTTCACCGCGGTATAAATGTCGCGGTGTGCGACATCAAAACCTGCGTGGGGCAGGGGGCCTCTCACTATGCGGGCGGCATGCTGGCGCCCTATTGTGAGCGGGAAGCCGCCGAAGAGCAGGTTCTGACGCTTGGCCTGGCCTCGGCAGACTGGTGGGAAAAGGCTTTGCCTGGCTCTGTCACGCGCAGGGGGACGCTGGTCCTCACCCCAAATCGCGATATCCAAGACCTGAACCGCTTTGCCAACCGCACAAGCGGCCATCAATGGCTGGACGCCGATGGCATCGCCGCATTGGAACCGGATTTGGCCGGGCGTTTTCGCAAGGGCCTGTTTTTCGCGGATGAAGCCCATCTCGATCCACGCAAGGCATTGGACGGTCTTTATCAGGCGTTGGTGCAGCAGGGCGTCTCTTTCTTTCTCGGGCCGGATGCCGAGCCTGATACCAACGGCTTTGACAGTGTCGTCGATTGTACCGGCGCGGCTGCCATCGACACGATCGAAAACCTGCGCGGGGTGCGCGGCGAAATGATCTATCTGCAAACACCGGATATAAGCCTGAGCCGCCCCATCCGGCTGCTGCATCCGCGCCATCCGATCTACATCGTGCCACGCGACAACAATTGCTTCATGATCGGCGCCACCATGATAGAGGCGCGGGATGACGGTCCGATCAGCGCGCGGTCTCTCATGGAATTCCTCAATGCTGCCTACACGTTGAACCCAGCTTTCGGCGAGGCCCGGCTGATCGAGACTGGCGTCGGTATTCGCCCGGCCTTTGCCGATAATCTGCCGCGCCTAGTCGAGACATCAGATGGTTTGGCGATTGCCGGCATGCACCGTCATGGCTTCCTGCTGTCACCTGCCATGGCCCGGCAGGCGGCGGACCGGATCGAACACGCGACGTCAAATCAACCCACTCGGAGGGTGACCCGATGA
- a CDS encoding ParB/RepB/Spo0J family partition protein, protein MARTQKKAVTVATAVEATAATADIRSVGDAVAEVVALLPATKAISGAELFIPLDKLKKSPRNARKTPHSEAHIEALAASIAAKGMLQNLVVEPEADDVGEPTGFYLVTVGEGRRLAHLLRVKRKQIGKTEHVRCVLDTANDPQEISLDENVTREAMHPADQFEAFRELAEHRGWGAEEIAARFGVTAHVVKQRMRLGAVNPKLMQVYRDGDLTLDQLMAFAVTDDHARQEQVYAGLGYNREPWTIRRDLTRTHVQANDRKAIFVGPEAYTEAGGTIIRDLFTEDRGGYYDDPALLDQLVIAKLEGIAADLREAEGWKWVEAFIDFPHAHGMRRIYPQTVELSEADEAAYAAAKHEFDDLTAEWENTDDDLPPDVDERFAELEAEIERIDAMREGHDPEDISRGGVFVTLNHDGTARIERGFIRTEDEKPEPEQDDAGGVIDGVRVNADGEFIEDDERDGESNHISGLVPQEEEEGDAGQPLTDLLTRDLTAHRTLGLRLALGEQPDIALIAVTHALAAQMFYRSVDANALEIRPNSSQLGGHADGIEDTAAAKMLADRHGGWAADMPQDVGELWDFIVGLDHVSIMALFAHCASLTVNALKLPWEQRPRAQRTADKLATALVLDMNQQWTPTVRTYFGRVTKAHILAAVREAVGDEAADRIAAMKKQPMAEAAEQVLAGTGWLPPLLRTERPASQAEAGEVAETREAVELDPETPATDTADHGVEENCVEVDGTTFHIAAE, encoded by the coding sequence ATGGCAAGGACACAGAAGAAGGCCGTCACCGTTGCGACGGCGGTAGAGGCGACAGCAGCGACTGCGGATATCCGCAGCGTCGGGGACGCCGTGGCAGAGGTGGTTGCTTTGCTGCCAGCAACGAAAGCCATAAGCGGCGCAGAACTCTTCATTCCCCTCGACAAGCTCAAGAAGTCGCCGCGCAATGCGAGGAAGACCCCGCACAGCGAGGCACATATCGAGGCGCTTGCGGCCAGCATCGCCGCAAAGGGCATGCTGCAGAACCTCGTGGTCGAACCGGAGGCGGACGATGTAGGCGAACCGACCGGCTTCTATCTGGTGACGGTTGGCGAAGGCCGCAGGCTGGCGCATCTTTTGCGCGTCAAGCGCAAGCAGATCGGGAAGACTGAACACGTTCGGTGCGTTCTCGATACCGCAAACGATCCTCAGGAAATCAGCCTTGACGAAAACGTCACCCGCGAGGCGATGCACCCGGCAGACCAGTTCGAGGCGTTTCGTGAGCTTGCCGAACATCGCGGTTGGGGAGCCGAGGAAATCGCTGCCCGCTTCGGTGTAACGGCGCATGTGGTGAAGCAGCGGATGCGCCTTGGCGCAGTCAACCCGAAGCTGATGCAGGTCTATCGCGATGGCGATCTGACGCTGGACCAGCTGATGGCCTTTGCCGTCACCGACGACCATGCGCGGCAGGAACAGGTTTATGCCGGGCTTGGCTATAACCGTGAACCGTGGACGATCCGCCGCGACCTGACACGGACACATGTGCAGGCGAACGACCGCAAGGCAATATTTGTCGGTCCGGAGGCCTATACGGAAGCGGGCGGCACCATCATCCGCGATTTGTTTACCGAGGATCGCGGCGGATACTATGACGATCCCGCACTTCTGGACCAGCTTGTCATCGCCAAGCTGGAAGGGATCGCCGCAGACCTCAGAGAAGCCGAAGGCTGGAAATGGGTGGAAGCCTTCATCGATTTCCCGCACGCCCATGGTATGCGGCGTATCTACCCGCAGACGGTGGAGCTTTCCGAGGCAGACGAAGCCGCCTATGCAGCCGCGAAGCACGAGTTCGATGATCTGACGGCGGAATGGGAGAACACGGACGACGACTTGCCTCCCGATGTGGACGAACGTTTTGCCGAGCTTGAAGCCGAGATCGAGCGGATCGACGCGATGCGCGAAGGACATGATCCCGAAGACATCAGCCGGGGCGGCGTCTTCGTGACGCTGAACCATGACGGAACGGCCCGCATCGAGCGCGGCTTTATCCGCACAGAGGACGAAAAGCCGGAACCTGAACAGGACGACGCCGGAGGCGTTATCGATGGTGTCCGCGTCAATGCGGACGGGGAATTCATCGAAGACGATGAGCGTGACGGGGAGAGCAACCACATATCCGGCCTCGTGCCGCAGGAAGAAGAGGAGGGCGATGCGGGTCAGCCGCTCACCGATCTTCTTACCCGCGACCTTACGGCGCACCGGACGCTTGGACTTCGCCTCGCACTTGGTGAGCAGCCGGATATCGCCCTGATTGCTGTCACACACGCCCTTGCCGCACAGATGTTCTATCGTAGCGTAGATGCCAACGCCCTCGAAATCCGCCCCAACAGTTCGCAGCTTGGCGGGCATGCGGACGGTATCGAGGACACGGCGGCGGCGAAGATGCTGGCGGATCGTCATGGCGGATGGGCGGCAGATATGCCGCAGGACGTGGGCGAACTCTGGGACTTCATCGTGGGGCTGGATCACGTGAGCATCATGGCGTTGTTCGCCCATTGCGCATCGCTGACCGTTAATGCCCTCAAGCTGCCCTGGGAACAACGGCCCCGTGCGCAGCGGACTGCCGATAAGCTGGCGACGGCGCTTGTGCTGGATATGAACCAGCAGTGGACGCCAACCGTGCGCACCTACTTCGGGCGCGTCACCAAGGCGCATATTCTCGCAGCCGTGCGGGAAGCCGTGGGCGACGAGGCAGCGGATCGCATCGCGGCCATGAAAAAGCAGCCTATGGCGGAAGCCGCAGAGCAGGTGCTGGCCGGGACCGGATGGTTGCCGCCACTGCTGCGCACCGAGCGGCCCGCATCGCAGGCAGAAGCGGGTGAAGTTGCAGAAACCCGGGAAGCTGTCGAACTTGACCCGGAAACACCGGCAACAGACACGGCAGACCACGGCGTTGAAGAAAACTGCGTCGAGGTGGATGGCACAACCTTCCACATTGCCGCCGAGTGA
- a CDS encoding dipeptidase codes for MTQTVPVFDGHNDVLLRLRRSGRPHPYQDFLQGGEAGHIDLPKARQGGLAGGLCAVFIPSPSFKPDDNGDFQAPAQPEALNETLAMARLLLEIEANSAGRVKVCRSAADIRHCLENEIFAAVFHIEGVEAIAADLDALYVLHQAGLRSLGPVWSRPNIFAHGVPFRFPSSPDIGPGLTDAGKDLIRACNELKIMVDLSHMNEQGFWDIAGLSNAPLVASHSNAHALCPHSRNLTDKQLDAIRDSGGLVGINFGVIFLREDGQRNLDTPLDVLIDHIDYIVTRIGIDHVALGSDFDGTTVPAALKDATGLPLIVKGLEARGYDAASIAKVCHGNWISVLERTWGA; via the coding sequence ATGACACAGACCGTTCCCGTTTTCGATGGCCATAATGATGTGCTGCTGCGGCTGCGCCGCTCTGGCCGTCCCCATCCCTATCAGGATTTTTTGCAGGGCGGCGAGGCCGGGCATATTGATTTGCCCAAGGCGCGCCAAGGGGGACTGGCCGGTGGACTTTGTGCCGTATTCATTCCCTCGCCAAGCTTCAAACCTGATGACAACGGGGATTTCCAGGCCCCGGCCCAGCCGGAAGCGCTGAACGAGACGCTGGCCATGGCCCGGCTGCTGCTTGAAATCGAGGCGAATTCGGCTGGTCGCGTCAAGGTCTGCCGCAGTGCCGCCGATATCCGTCATTGCCTGGAAAATGAAATTTTTGCGGCAGTTTTCCACATCGAAGGCGTTGAGGCAATCGCTGCCGATCTCGATGCACTTTATGTGCTGCATCAGGCGGGGCTACGCTCGCTCGGTCCTGTCTGGAGCCGGCCGAACATCTTTGCTCATGGCGTTCCCTTCCGCTTTCCATCCTCTCCAGACATTGGCCCCGGTCTGACGGATGCTGGCAAGGACCTGATCCGCGCCTGCAATGAGTTGAAGATCATGGTCGATCTCTCTCATATGAATGAACAGGGCTTCTGGGATATTGCCGGTCTTTCCAATGCACCACTTGTCGCTTCCCATTCCAACGCCCACGCGCTTTGCCCTCATAGCCGCAACCTCACCGACAAGCAGTTGGATGCGATCCGTGACAGTGGTGGTTTGGTGGGTATCAATTTCGGGGTGATTTTCCTGCGCGAAGATGGCCAGCGCAATCTCGATACACCGTTGGATGTGCTCATCGACCATATCGATTATATCGTAACGCGCATCGGCATCGACCATGTGGCACTCGGCTCAGACTTCGATGGCACCACCGTTCCCGCAGCCCTGAAGGACGCAACCGGTCTTCCCTTGATCGTCAAGGGGCTGGAAGCACGAGGGTATGATGCGGCATCAATTGCCAAGGTCTGCCATGGCAACTGGATTTCGGTGCTGGAGCGGACCTGGGGTGCTTAG
- a CDS encoding thiamine phosphate synthase: MKLDPFYLIVDSADWIERLIPLGVKLVQLRMKDIVESDLRAHIRTAKAICKVHDCQLIINDYWQVALDEGCDFIHLGQEDLAQADVAAIRAAHARLGISTHDEAELEMALAAKPDYVALGPIWPTVLKQMKWARQGLPKLSTWKVTIGDIPLVAIGGVTAERLDDVFSHGADSAAVVTDITRHENPEKRTEEWLEKTEKWRQR; the protein is encoded by the coding sequence ATGAAGCTCGATCCATTTTACCTGATTGTCGATAGCGCCGACTGGATCGAGCGCTTGATTCCTCTTGGCGTAAAACTCGTGCAATTACGTATGAAGGATATCGTCGAAAGCGATCTGCGCGCCCACATTCGAACTGCGAAAGCCATCTGCAAAGTCCATGACTGCCAGTTGATCATCAATGACTATTGGCAGGTCGCGCTCGATGAGGGCTGTGATTTCATCCACCTTGGCCAGGAAGATCTTGCACAGGCCGATGTCGCCGCAATTCGTGCAGCGCATGCGCGCTTGGGGATTTCGACCCATGACGAGGCGGAACTTGAAATGGCGCTTGCCGCCAAGCCGGATTATGTCGCCCTCGGCCCGATTTGGCCGACGGTGCTGAAACAGATGAAATGGGCACGGCAAGGACTACCAAAGCTCTCGACCTGGAAAGTCACCATCGGCGACATTCCTCTTGTCGCGATCGGTGGGGTCACGGCAGAGAGGCTGGATGACGTTTTTTCCCATGGTGCAGACAGTGCGGCCGTCGTGACGGACATTACCCGACACGAAAATCCAGAAAAAAGAACAGAAGAATGGCTGGAAAAGACGGAGAAATGGCGCCAACGCTGA